One Urocitellus parryii isolate mUroPar1 chromosome 9, mUroPar1.hap1, whole genome shotgun sequence DNA segment encodes these proteins:
- the Sele gene encoding E-selectin, translating to MIASQILSTLTFALVLLIKYSAAWTYNVSRINMTYDEASAYCQQRYTHLVAIQNKEEIEYLNATLSYSPSYYWIGIRKVNGVWIWVGTQKPLTEEAKNWAPGEPNNKQKNEDCVEIYIKRPEGSGKWNDESCSKKKLALCYTAACTQASCSGHGECVETINNYTCRCHPGFSGLECEHAVTCKAQKNPEHGRLVCTSPFGTFSYSSSCSVSCDSGYLPSSLETTWCTSSGEWSAPLPTCRVVACAALTNPDNGTMDCGLGPGRSPWNTTCTFGCKEGFERVGAQNLTCTSSGNWDDEKPLCKAVTCEAIHRPQHGSVHCSYSTAGELTFKSSCKFSCKGGFRLLGPAQVECTAQGQWTQQTPVCRAVQCDALPVPLNGSVKCSPSPTGEFPYRSSCTFHCDDGFDLHGSAQLECTSQGQWTHEVPSCQVVQCSSLAAPGKVNMSCSGEPVSGTVCEFACPEGWMLNGSAALTCGATGHWSGTLPTCEAPPESSTPLAAGLSAAGTSLVALTSVLLWLLKYFRKKARKFVPASSQSLESHGSRQVPLDSI from the exons ATGATTGCTTCACAGATTCTCTCCACTCTCACTTTTG CCCTAGTGCTCCTCATTAAATACAGCGCGGCCTGGACTTACAATGTGTCCAGGATAAACATGACTTATGATGAGGCTAGTGCTTATTGTCAGCAAAGGTACACACACCTGGTCGCAATTCAAAACAAAGAGGAGATCGAGTACCTGAACGCCACGTTGAGCTATTCTCCAAGTTATTACTGGATCGGCATCAGAAAAGTCAATGGTGTGTGGATCTGGGTGGGGACCCAGAAGCCCCTGACTGAAGAAGCCAAGAACTGGGCTCCAGGAGAACCCAATAATAAGCAGAAAAACGAGGACTGCGTGGAGATCTACATCAAGAGACCAGAAGGTTCCGGCAAGTGGAACGATGAGAGTTGCAGTAAAAAGAAGCTCGCGCTGTGCTACACAG CTGCCTGCACCCAAGCCTCTTGCAGCGGCCATGGGGAGTGTGTAGAGACCATCAACAACTACACCTGCAGGTGCCACCCCGGCTTCAGTGGACTCGAGTGTGAGCACG CTGTGACCTGTAAAGCACAGAAAAACCCTGAGCATGGGAGGCTGGTTTGCACTTCACCCTTTGGGACCTTCAGCTACAGTTCCTCCTGCTCCGTCAGCTGTGACAGTGGCTACTTGCCAAGCAGCTTGGAGACCACCTGGTGTACATCCTCTGGGGAATGGAGTGCTCCTCTTCCCACCTGCAGAG TGGTGGCGTGTGCTGCTTTGACAAATCCAGACAATGGAACCATGGATTGTGGCCTGGGCCCTGGACGCTCCCCCTGGAACACCACATGTACATTTGGCTGTAAGGAAGGATTCGAACGAGTGGGAGCTCAGAACCTCACGTGTACCTCCTCTGGGAACTGGGATGACGAGAAGCCGCTGTGTAAAG CTGTGACATGCGAAGCCATCCACCGGCCTCAGCATGGCTCTGTGCACTGTAGCTACTCCACAGCTGGCGAGCTCACCTTCAAGTCCTCCTGCAAATTCAGCTGCAAAGGGGGCTTCAGGCTGCTGGGACCAGCCCAGGTTGAATGCACAGCACAAGGGCAGTGGACACAGCAAACACCAGTGTGTAGAG CTGTGCAGTGCGATGCTCTCCCTGTGCCCCTGAATGGCTCCGTGAAGTGCTCTCCTTCCCCTACTGGAGAGTTCCCCTACAGGTCCTCTTGCACCTTCCACTGTGACGATGGCTTTGACTTACATGGATCAGCTCAACTGGAGTGCACATCTCAGGGGCAGTGGACACATGAGGTCCCCTCCTGCCAAG TGGTGCAGTGTTCAAGCCTGGCAGCTCCAGGAAAGGTCAACATGAGCTGCAGTGGGGAGCCTGTGTCTGGCACTGTGTGTGAGTTTGCATGTCCTGAGGGCTGGATGCTCAATGGCTCTGCAGCTCTGACATGTGGTGCCACAGGACACTGGTCTGGGACGCTGCCTACCTGTGAAG CTCCCCCCGAGTCCAGCACTCCCTTGGCAGCTGGACTTTCTGCTGCAGGAACCTCCCTCGTGGCACTGACATCAGTTCTCCTCTGGCTTCTGAAATACTTTCGGAAGAAAG caaGGAAATTTGTCCCTGCGAG CAGCCAAAGCCTTGAATCCCATGGAAGCCGCCAGGTGCCTCTGGACTCCATCTAA